In the Pseudomonas orientalis genome, one interval contains:
- a CDS encoding beta-ketoacyl synthase N-terminal-like domain-containing protein: protein MNRSTASAPLDIAVVSVAGRFPSAASCDELWRAIVEGRELVSSYDQALLDPPEGSTFVPRGAFLEAPEMFDYSYFRYTPREASRMDPQQRQCLEVCHQALQQAGYGRGSDAGRCGVFVGTRPDTWHEQHAKAAHESSADALLSLAGRSSDALATRVAYKLDCTGPALNIANFCSGSLVAVHLACRSLVADECDMALAGGVCVRYPAHQGYLHHEGGILSRQGQVRAFDTEADGTLFADAVGFVGLRRLRDAERDGNTILAVIKGSAINNDGLDKAGYSAPSVSGQESVIRSALLSSGLGPAQVGLVEAHGTGTPVGDAVELRALSRVFSDVPARSCAISSVKSTLGHADCASGITGLIKVIYAVRLGIIPPTANCDRPCEALSDPHSPFAVAEQTLAWPESDEVRAAGVSSFGIGGTNVHMIVVAPPAQRSMPTYEPLHLVPISAANEATLRNLATNLLEYLHQHPDTELADVAYTLQRGRQHLAVRRVVIAGSLSELRLGLMQRQSVFVADDSLREAPIVSQATAWQQGGSLEWTVFYGQEKRRRLALPSYPLSATPI, encoded by the coding sequence ATGAATAGATCAACGGCTTCTGCACCCCTGGATATTGCCGTCGTCAGTGTCGCAGGGCGGTTTCCCTCTGCGGCATCGTGCGATGAGCTATGGCGAGCCATCGTTGAAGGACGTGAGTTGGTATCGAGCTACGACCAGGCATTACTTGACCCGCCGGAAGGCTCGACATTTGTTCCGCGCGGTGCGTTCCTGGAAGCGCCGGAAATGTTCGACTACAGCTATTTTCGCTACACACCCCGTGAAGCTTCGCGAATGGACCCTCAGCAACGCCAGTGCCTGGAGGTCTGCCACCAGGCGTTACAGCAGGCAGGCTACGGTCGTGGCAGTGATGCGGGGCGCTGCGGGGTGTTTGTAGGAACCAGACCTGACACGTGGCACGAGCAGCACGCCAAGGCTGCGCATGAAAGCAGCGCTGATGCGTTGCTGTCGCTTGCGGGGCGATCCAGTGATGCTCTGGCCACACGTGTGGCTTACAAACTGGACTGCACCGGGCCGGCATTGAATATCGCAAATTTTTGCTCCGGCTCATTGGTAGCCGTGCATTTGGCATGCCGGAGTCTGGTCGCGGATGAGTGCGACATGGCACTGGCAGGTGGGGTCTGCGTGCGATACCCGGCGCATCAAGGATATCTGCATCATGAAGGAGGCATTTTGTCCCGGCAGGGTCAAGTGCGCGCATTCGACACGGAGGCCGACGGTACCTTGTTCGCCGATGCCGTCGGTTTTGTTGGCTTGCGTCGCCTGCGGGACGCCGAACGTGACGGCAATACAATTTTGGCGGTAATCAAGGGGTCTGCCATCAACAATGATGGCTTGGATAAGGCCGGATACAGTGCCCCGAGCGTATCAGGTCAAGAGTCGGTGATCCGCAGCGCCTTACTCAGTTCAGGTTTGGGGCCGGCTCAAGTGGGGCTGGTTGAGGCGCATGGGACAGGCACGCCTGTCGGCGATGCCGTTGAGCTACGGGCCCTATCCCGGGTATTCAGCGATGTACCTGCGCGCAGTTGTGCGATCAGTTCCGTCAAGTCGACCCTGGGCCACGCAGACTGTGCTTCAGGTATTACAGGTCTGATCAAGGTTATCTATGCAGTCCGTTTGGGGATCATTCCGCCGACAGCCAACTGTGATCGACCATGTGAGGCGCTGAGCGATCCACATTCACCGTTTGCGGTAGCCGAGCAGACCCTTGCATGGCCCGAAAGCGATGAAGTCAGAGCCGCAGGCGTGAGTTCCTTTGGTATAGGTGGCACAAACGTTCACATGATCGTGGTAGCACCTCCCGCGCAGCGTTCCATGCCGACCTACGAGCCACTGCATTTGGTCCCGATCAGTGCGGCAAATGAAGCCACATTGCGGAACCTGGCTACCAACTTGCTGGAATATTTGCATCAGCATCCTGACACCGAGCTGGCCGACGTTGCCTATACCTTGCAGCGCGGCCGGCAGCACTTGGCTGTCCGCAGGGTTGTCATTGCCGGGTCGCTGTCCGAACTCAGACTGGGCTTGATGCAGCGGCAATCCGTCTTTGTAGCAGACGATAGCCTGCGCGAAGCCCCGATTGTCTCGCAGGCCACAGCGTGGCAGCAGGGCGGGTCACTGGAATGGACAGTGTTTTACGGGCAAGAGAAGCGACGCAGGCTGGCGCTGCCCTCCTACCCGTTATCTGCGACGCCTATTTGA
- a CDS encoding beta-ketoacyl synthase N-terminal-like domain-containing protein: protein MSDQAIAIIGVSCRLPQARDLRTLWQNLLAGRVCSTRYTAARLRAMGVSDALLNASNYVPVDSCLEYADQFDPELFAISQREAELLDPQHRLLLECAWELAQQTGLGNPLHRPRIGVFAGSSMNSYLSNVIGGECDLVSPHGTELMLTNDKDYLCARISYKLGFTGPSVTVQTGCSTSLSAVHCAIQSLLLGECEVAFAGGVSVHAHSRPGYSYHPDLMFSRDGACRPFDENASGTFFGDGAGLVALRPLDDALRNGDSIQAVILGSATNNDGAARAGFSAPGVEGQRQLILEALAIAGVHPESLGMIEAHGTGTRLGDPIEFNALCQAFAVHTDRREFCALGSVKANLGHLAAAAGFAGLAKTVAALDAGRIAPHPSFNRINPALRLDSTPFIINTQPMEWPVAGIRRAGLSSFGAGGSNVHMILEQAPKRVPRVAVPGWQTILLSARDVQGVEQLAQDLTEQLNAAPDTPLDEVARGFAEGRTQYSWRLAVQARNNTDLIATLQARRYAIAKTTGEPSQLLIDVGPHLLKALEHEPAYQQELGCLLEQLPGADNAPDKERMRQALVHTPDNEAAFNLATLAAFRCLRRLVMTPVAYLVTSRMRLAVDCHEGRLSMQQLLAAANSDALLASQAWGNAYLLRDSFQARPGEQVLSLEPDMQDTFAALCVDTWRLAPHQGLRGVLGELWRAGVSIDWSGLRAGLEVPHSVLPIPPMRYRRCWYAPPVAQTLSVGDARQGLVYVEQWERGQRLCSMTRSDVKRRFCLLGAKQPDLLALGDELRALGHEATLAEEVGEDSPKHIVWCLDDDRCDDDSPALAWQLCERVKQWSLHHNSTLALTLVGAGFADPFGEGTASPARSMALACIAAINQELPGIVVNVLDVSRQALSTPTIARDVARALILGGGAAVFALRHGVPWNITHRPLPGPSPAKDSPHRVCLVTGGLGSVGFGMAHYLARKCQADLILVRRPGERAQHTEALYQQRLAVLRDSGVRVEVIHADVSHRESLDAQLALLGEQGMVPNCFVHAAGFSGDSTVHWLNKTTRAQWQLMMAPKWDGARHLHEWFADRPLLFGCFVSSLAVLAGGLGLAPYAAANEASATWRSLASESRPYFAIDWDGWEGWEHSQGFKYGTHRARPLALEDVDEALDVIFANYLDHTRFVVSTVPLESRLAASCEQTVADAPGAPLVSQDPVEVRMAALWREVLHCPVEDQDNFFDLGGDSLVGAGLIRSVNSHFGVKLSMVDLFESASVSTLSRQVEQWQKKHQG from the coding sequence ATGTCTGATCAAGCCATAGCCATTATCGGCGTCAGTTGTCGGTTACCGCAGGCGCGGGATCTACGTACGCTTTGGCAGAATCTGCTTGCCGGACGCGTGTGTTCCACGCGCTATACAGCCGCTCGCCTGAGGGCGATGGGAGTCAGTGACGCGCTGCTGAACGCGTCGAACTATGTACCGGTCGACTCTTGCCTGGAGTATGCCGATCAATTTGATCCCGAGTTGTTTGCCATCAGCCAGCGAGAGGCAGAGCTGCTGGACCCTCAGCATCGTTTGCTTTTGGAATGCGCCTGGGAACTGGCGCAGCAGACCGGGCTGGGAAACCCGTTGCATCGTCCACGCATCGGAGTGTTCGCCGGCAGCTCGATGAACAGCTATTTGAGCAACGTGATAGGGGGAGAGTGTGACTTGGTGTCTCCCCACGGCACTGAACTGATGCTGACTAACGACAAAGACTATCTGTGCGCACGTATCTCCTACAAATTGGGCTTTACAGGGCCCAGTGTGACCGTGCAGACAGGCTGTTCCACATCTCTGTCGGCGGTACATTGCGCCATTCAGAGTCTTTTGTTGGGGGAGTGTGAAGTCGCTTTTGCGGGCGGGGTGTCTGTGCATGCGCATTCGCGCCCTGGCTACAGTTATCACCCGGACTTGATGTTTTCCCGCGACGGCGCATGTCGCCCGTTCGATGAGAACGCATCGGGTACTTTTTTCGGAGATGGTGCCGGCCTCGTGGCGTTGCGCCCGCTGGACGACGCTCTGCGTAACGGTGACAGCATCCAGGCCGTGATTCTTGGTTCTGCCACCAATAATGATGGAGCGGCTCGAGCAGGGTTCAGCGCCCCTGGCGTAGAGGGGCAGCGACAGCTGATTCTCGAGGCGTTAGCCATTGCCGGGGTGCACCCGGAGTCGTTGGGGATGATAGAGGCTCATGGCACCGGTACCCGCCTGGGAGATCCCATCGAGTTCAACGCGCTGTGCCAGGCATTTGCAGTGCATACGGATCGTCGTGAGTTCTGTGCTCTGGGTTCGGTCAAAGCCAACCTGGGCCACCTAGCTGCTGCGGCGGGATTTGCCGGGTTAGCCAAAACTGTCGCCGCGCTGGATGCCGGGCGCATTGCCCCGCACCCGAGTTTCAACCGAATCAATCCAGCCCTGCGCCTGGACAGCACTCCGTTCATCATCAATACCCAGCCAATGGAGTGGCCGGTCGCAGGTATCAGACGAGCAGGGCTCAGTTCTTTCGGTGCCGGCGGGAGCAATGTCCACATGATCCTCGAACAGGCACCAAAGCGAGTCCCGCGGGTGGCTGTGCCGGGTTGGCAGACCATTTTGCTCAGTGCCCGTGATGTTCAAGGCGTGGAACAGTTGGCGCAGGACTTAACCGAGCAATTGAACGCTGCTCCGGACACGCCACTGGATGAAGTGGCCCGTGGCTTTGCCGAAGGGCGTACCCAGTATTCCTGGCGTCTCGCTGTGCAAGCCCGGAACAACACTGATTTGATCGCCACTTTGCAGGCGCGTCGCTATGCGATTGCGAAAACCACCGGCGAACCGAGCCAACTGCTTATAGACGTAGGCCCTCATCTGCTCAAAGCCCTCGAGCATGAGCCCGCTTATCAGCAAGAGCTCGGCTGTTTGCTTGAGCAGCTTCCCGGTGCAGACAATGCTCCGGATAAAGAGCGGATGCGCCAGGCGCTTGTGCACACACCCGACAATGAAGCGGCATTCAACCTGGCAACACTTGCTGCCTTTCGCTGCCTGAGGCGCTTGGTGATGACGCCTGTCGCCTATTTGGTTACATCGCGCATGCGCCTGGCGGTTGATTGCCATGAAGGGCGCTTGAGCATGCAGCAGTTGCTGGCAGCTGCGAATAGCGACGCGTTGTTGGCATCGCAAGCCTGGGGAAACGCGTACCTTTTGCGTGACAGCTTCCAGGCCCGGCCTGGTGAGCAGGTCCTCAGTCTTGAGCCGGATATGCAGGACACATTCGCTGCGCTATGCGTGGATACCTGGCGGTTGGCCCCGCATCAAGGGCTGCGGGGGGTGCTGGGCGAATTATGGCGTGCAGGTGTGTCCATTGACTGGTCAGGTTTGCGGGCAGGCCTGGAGGTGCCACACAGTGTGTTGCCGATACCGCCGATGCGCTACCGGCGCTGCTGGTACGCGCCGCCCGTGGCGCAAACTCTCTCAGTGGGGGACGCCCGGCAAGGACTGGTGTATGTGGAACAGTGGGAGCGAGGGCAACGTCTTTGCAGCATGACCCGGTCCGACGTCAAACGCCGCTTTTGCTTGCTCGGCGCCAAGCAGCCTGACTTGCTGGCGCTCGGTGACGAGCTTCGCGCCTTGGGCCATGAAGCGACGCTTGCAGAAGAGGTTGGCGAAGATTCGCCCAAGCACATTGTCTGGTGCCTGGATGATGACCGTTGTGACGACGACAGCCCTGCGCTTGCCTGGCAGTTGTGTGAGCGAGTCAAGCAGTGGTCGTTGCACCACAACTCAACACTTGCGCTCACGTTGGTCGGGGCTGGTTTTGCAGACCCTTTTGGCGAAGGAACCGCTAGTCCAGCTCGATCCATGGCGCTGGCGTGCATCGCCGCCATTAATCAAGAGTTGCCGGGTATTGTGGTGAACGTGCTCGATGTCAGCCGGCAAGCGCTCAGTACGCCCACCATTGCCCGTGATGTGGCAAGGGCACTCATCCTGGGCGGTGGGGCAGCAGTGTTCGCGCTACGCCATGGTGTCCCCTGGAACATCACGCATCGCCCATTGCCTGGCCCGTCTCCTGCAAAAGACTCACCGCATCGCGTTTGCCTGGTCACTGGCGGCCTGGGTTCGGTGGGGTTTGGCATGGCGCACTATCTGGCGCGTAAATGCCAAGCGGATCTGATTCTGGTTCGTCGTCCTGGCGAGCGAGCGCAACATACCGAGGCGCTTTATCAGCAGCGGCTAGCAGTATTGCGTGATTCAGGTGTGCGTGTGGAAGTCATCCACGCTGACGTCAGTCACCGGGAATCGTTGGATGCGCAACTGGCTTTGCTCGGTGAGCAGGGAATGGTGCCCAACTGTTTTGTTCATGCTGCGGGTTTTTCCGGTGACAGCACAGTGCATTGGTTGAACAAGACAACACGTGCGCAGTGGCAACTGATGATGGCGCCTAAATGGGACGGAGCGCGACATCTTCACGAATGGTTTGCTGACCGGCCATTGCTGTTCGGCTGTTTTGTTTCATCCCTTGCTGTTCTTGCCGGCGGTCTTGGCCTTGCTCCCTACGCTGCGGCAAACGAGGCCAGTGCGACTTGGCGTTCACTGGCCAGTGAGAGCCGTCCGTATTTTGCGATCGATTGGGATGGATGGGAGGGATGGGAGCATTCGCAGGGTTTCAAATACGGTACCCATCGGGCCCGTCCACTGGCCCTTGAGGACGTGGATGAAGCGCTGGACGTTATTTTCGCGAACTACCTGGATCACACCCGTTTCGTCGTGTCGACCGTGCCTTTGGAGAGCCGCCTCGCCGCGTCCTGCGAGCAAACCGTAGCAGACGCGCCAGGTGCGCCACTGGTATCGCAAGATCCCGTCGAGGTGCGTATGGCGGCGCTTTGGAGAGAGGTATTGCACTGCCCTGTCGAGGACCAGGACAACTTTTTCGATTTGGGCGGAGATTCGCTGGTAGGGGCCGGTTTGATTCGAAGTGTGAACAGCCACTTCGGGGTCAAGCTATCTATGGTGGATCTCTTCGAATCGGCCAGCGTATCCACATTGTCGCGTCAAGTTGAACAATGGCAAAAAAAACATCAAGGCTAA